In one Cervus elaphus chromosome 9, mCerEla1.1, whole genome shotgun sequence genomic region, the following are encoded:
- the LOC122699733 gene encoding zinc finger protein 77-like isoform X2 codes for MDSVVFEDVAVNFTLEEWELLDPAQRKLYRDVMLETCRNLATVGSCPQVKVNISSPQWDILETGLCIEQEVVRFTRNDSRSVLGENWAFHNLRDQHLTEERHVRNHLVESLCEGKEDHQSLKTPNRIIDLTVHESYQIKIQPHQCITCGKAFRDHSLKKNQQKSHTGQKPYTCEECGQTCSCVLCLSPAGETDFIEKPDKCQDAGRASKRCMKSHSSKQSLDCKKSGEALTFQGHKRGQYGQKIYVCDVCGKSFSYYCQLKRHVRTHTGEKPYKCKECGKAFTGISHFREHVRMHTGEKPYECKQCGKAFSWCTYLREHMRTHSGEKPYECKQCGKAFPYLKSLQGHVRIHTGEKPYVCNDCGKSYSCPKYFKKHVKTHSGVKPYECTECRKAFITSSSLREHMKTHSEEKPYQCQQCGKAFRYPRSLQGHMITHSEEKPYECQQCEKAYRCLISLQRHTKTHTGEKF; via the exons ATG GACTCAGTGGTCTTTGAAGACGTGGCTGTGAACTTCACCCTGGAGGAGTGGGAACTGTTGGACCCTGCTCAGAGAAAGCTCTACAGAGACGTGATGCTGGAGACCTGCAGGAACCTGGCCACTGTGG GTTCTTGCCCGCAAGTTAAGGTCAATATATCAAGTCCTCAGTGGGATATTTTGGAGACTGGACTGTGCATTGAACAGGAAGTTGTAAGATTCACAAGAAATGACTCTAGGTCTGTTTTGGGAGAAAACTGGGCATTTCATAACCTGCGAGATCAGCATCTAACTGAGGAGAGGCATGTGAG AAATCATTTGGTGGAAAGTCTCTGTGAAGGTAAAGAAGATCATCAATCTCTAAAAACTCCAAACAGGATTATAGATCTTACTGTGCATGAGAGTTATCAGATTAAAATTCAGCCTCATCAATGCATTAcatgtggaaaagccttcaggGATCATTCCTTGAAGAAGAATCAGCAAAAGTCTCACACTGGACAAAAACCTTATACATGTGAGGAATGTGGACAAACCTGCAGCTGTGTCTTGTGCCTCAGCCCTGCTGGGGAAACAGACTTTATAGAGAAACCTGATAAATGTCAAGATGCTGGGAGAGCATCTAAGAGATGCATGAAGAGTCACAGTAGTAAACAGTCCTTAGACTGTAAAAAATCTGGAGAAGCTCTCACTTTTCAGGGACATAAGAGAGGTCAATATGGCCAGAAAATCTATGTGTGTGACGTGTGTGGGAAATCTTTCAGTTATTATTGCCAACTTAAACGGCACGTGagaactcacactggagagaaaccctacaaATGCAAAGAATGCGGGAAAGCTTTTACTGGCATCTCACACTTCCGAGAACATGTGCGAAtgcacactggagagaagccctatgAGTGTAAGCAGTGTGGCAAGGCTTTCAGCTGGTGCACTTACCTTCGGGAACACATGCGAACACACAGTGGAGAAAAGCCCTATGAATGTAAGCAGTGTGGCAAAGCTTTCCCCTATCTCAAATCCCTGCAAGGACATGTGAGGATacacacaggagagaagcctTATGTGTGTAATGATTGTGGGAAATCCTACAGTTGTCCTAAGTACTTCAAAAAACATGTGAAAACACACAGTGGAGTAAAACCCTATGAGTGTACAGAATGCAGAAAAGCATTCATCACTTCTTCATCCCTTCGAGAACACATGAAAACACACAGTGAAGAGAAGCCTTATCAGTGCCAGcagtgtgggaaagccttcaggtATCCGAGATCTTTGCAAGGACACATGATAACTCACAGTGAAGAGAAACCGTACGAGTGTCAGCAGTGTGAAAAAGCCTACAGGTGTctcatatccctgcagagacacaCAAAGACGCACACTGGAGAAAAATTCTGA
- the LOC122699733 gene encoding zinc finger protein 77-like isoform X3: MKSHSSKQSLDCKKSGEALTFQGHKRGQYGQKIYVCDVCGKSFSYYCQLKRHVRTHTGEKPYKCKECGKAFTGISHFREHVRMHTGEKPYECKQCGKAFSWCTYLREHMRTHSGEKPYECKQCGKAFPYLKSLQGHVRIHTGEKPYVCNDCGKSYSCPKYFKKHVKTHSGVKPYECTECRKAFITSSSLREHMKTHSEEKPYQCQQCGKAFRYPRSLQGHMITHSEEKPYECQQCEKAYRCLISLQRHTKTHTGEKF, encoded by the coding sequence ATGAAGAGTCACAGTAGTAAACAGTCCTTAGACTGTAAAAAATCTGGAGAAGCTCTCACTTTTCAGGGACATAAGAGAGGTCAATATGGCCAGAAAATCTATGTGTGTGACGTGTGTGGGAAATCTTTCAGTTATTATTGCCAACTTAAACGGCACGTGagaactcacactggagagaaaccctacaaATGCAAAGAATGCGGGAAAGCTTTTACTGGCATCTCACACTTCCGAGAACATGTGCGAAtgcacactggagagaagccctatgAGTGTAAGCAGTGTGGCAAGGCTTTCAGCTGGTGCACTTACCTTCGGGAACACATGCGAACACACAGTGGAGAAAAGCCCTATGAATGTAAGCAGTGTGGCAAAGCTTTCCCCTATCTCAAATCCCTGCAAGGACATGTGAGGATacacacaggagagaagcctTATGTGTGTAATGATTGTGGGAAATCCTACAGTTGTCCTAAGTACTTCAAAAAACATGTGAAAACACACAGTGGAGTAAAACCCTATGAGTGTACAGAATGCAGAAAAGCATTCATCACTTCTTCATCCCTTCGAGAACACATGAAAACACACAGTGAAGAGAAGCCTTATCAGTGCCAGcagtgtgggaaagccttcaggtATCCGAGATCTTTGCAAGGACACATGATAACTCACAGTGAAGAGAAACCGTACGAGTGTCAGCAGTGTGAAAAAGCCTACAGGTGTctcatatccctgcagagacacaCAAAGACGCACACTGGAGAAAAATTCTGA